From Erigeron canadensis isolate Cc75 chromosome 8, C_canadensis_v1, whole genome shotgun sequence, one genomic window encodes:
- the LOC122579074 gene encoding nodulation protein H-like isoform X2, translating to MLELLCSFNKDILTIKPPKKASVVWRLMLSAFAMVCGIYICSICLKQMKLQNTNRFLFFQDYERPCYDTVVDRSQIPYLHYPKPKTFNRSECAGNPVRLFAIVSMQRSGSGWFETLLNSHVNVSSNGEIFGPKSRRDNVSSIVKTLDQVYNLDWFTSSSKNECSAAIGFKWMLNQGLMQHPKEIAQYFNDRGVNVVFLLRRNVLRRLVSMLANVYDKEAKLLNGVHVSHVHSHEEASLLSKYKPEINVTSLKSDLRGMESTAIKALNYFNGTRHIIIYYEDLMKDPSKLIEVEDFLKLPRMNLTSQQVKIHKGALSEHINNWEEVNKTLSGTAYEKFLQADY from the exons atgctagAACTTTTATGCTCCTTCAATAAG GATATTCTAACAATCAAGCCTCCAAAAAAGGCTTCGGTTGTATGGAGATTGATGCTATCAGCATTTGCAATGGTGTGTGgtatttatatatgttcaatTTGTTTAAAGCAAATGAAACTTCAAAACACGAATAGGTTTTTATTCTTTCAAGATTACGAGAGGCCTTGTTACGACACCGTTGTTGATCGTTCGCAAATACCTTACTTGCATTACCCAAAGCCCAAAACATTCAATAG GTCGGAGTGTGCTGGAAATCCTGTGCGGTTGTTTGCCATTGTGTCTATGCAAAGATCGGGAAGTGGATGGTTTGAAACTTTGTTAAATAGTCATGTAAATGTGAGTTCTAATGGCGAGATTTTTGGCCCAAAGAGTAGGAGGGATAACGTGTCATCAATAGTTAAAACGCTTGATCAGGTTTACAATCTGGACTGGTTTACTAGTTCTTCCAAGAACGAATGTTCTGCTGCGATTGGATTCAAATGGATGCTTAACCAG GGATTGATGCAACATCCTAAAGAGATAGCACAATACTTCAATGATAGGGGTGTTAATGTAGTTTTCCTCTTGCGGAGAAATGTATTGCGAAGATTGGTCTCGATGCTTGCAAATGTCTATGATAAAGAGGCCAAGCTGCTAAATGGAGTCCATGTGTCTCATGTGCACTCTCATGAAGAG gCTTCTTTACTTTCAAAATACAAACCTGAAATCAATGTCACATCACTGAAATCGGATTTGAGGGGAATGGAATCGACGGCCATAAAGGCACTCAACTATTTCAATGGCACGCGCCACATCATAATCTACTATGAAGATCTCATGAAAGACCCCTCT AAGCTCATAGAAGTTGAAGATTTTTTGAAGTTGCCACGGATGAATTTGACAAGTCAACAGGTCAAAATACACAAAGGGGCGTTATCGGAGCACATCAATAACTGGGAAGAAGTCAACAAGACACTTAGTGGAACAGCTTATGAGAAATTTCTACAAGCTGATTACTGA
- the LOC122579074 gene encoding nodulation protein H-like isoform X1, translating into MLELLCSFNKDILTIKPPKKASVVWRLMLSAFAMVCGIYICSICLKQMKLQNTNRFLFFQDYERPCYDTVVDRSQIPYLHYPKPKTFNRSECAGNPVRLFAIVSMQRSGSGWFETLLNSHVNVSSNGEIFGPKSRRDNVSSIVKTLDQVYNLDWFTSSSKNECSAAIGFKWMLNQGLMQHPKEIAQYFNDRGVNVVFLLRRNVLRRLVSMLANVYDKEAKLLNGVHVSHVHSHEEASLLSKYKPEINVTSLKSDLRGMESTAIKALNYFNGTRHIIIYYEDLMKDPSQKLIEVEDFLKLPRMNLTSQQVKIHKGALSEHINNWEEVNKTLSGTAYEKFLQADY; encoded by the exons atgctagAACTTTTATGCTCCTTCAATAAG GATATTCTAACAATCAAGCCTCCAAAAAAGGCTTCGGTTGTATGGAGATTGATGCTATCAGCATTTGCAATGGTGTGTGgtatttatatatgttcaatTTGTTTAAAGCAAATGAAACTTCAAAACACGAATAGGTTTTTATTCTTTCAAGATTACGAGAGGCCTTGTTACGACACCGTTGTTGATCGTTCGCAAATACCTTACTTGCATTACCCAAAGCCCAAAACATTCAATAG GTCGGAGTGTGCTGGAAATCCTGTGCGGTTGTTTGCCATTGTGTCTATGCAAAGATCGGGAAGTGGATGGTTTGAAACTTTGTTAAATAGTCATGTAAATGTGAGTTCTAATGGCGAGATTTTTGGCCCAAAGAGTAGGAGGGATAACGTGTCATCAATAGTTAAAACGCTTGATCAGGTTTACAATCTGGACTGGTTTACTAGTTCTTCCAAGAACGAATGTTCTGCTGCGATTGGATTCAAATGGATGCTTAACCAG GGATTGATGCAACATCCTAAAGAGATAGCACAATACTTCAATGATAGGGGTGTTAATGTAGTTTTCCTCTTGCGGAGAAATGTATTGCGAAGATTGGTCTCGATGCTTGCAAATGTCTATGATAAAGAGGCCAAGCTGCTAAATGGAGTCCATGTGTCTCATGTGCACTCTCATGAAGAG gCTTCTTTACTTTCAAAATACAAACCTGAAATCAATGTCACATCACTGAAATCGGATTTGAGGGGAATGGAATCGACGGCCATAAAGGCACTCAACTATTTCAATGGCACGCGCCACATCATAATCTACTATGAAGATCTCATGAAAGACCCCTCT CAGAAGCTCATAGAAGTTGAAGATTTTTTGAAGTTGCCACGGATGAATTTGACAAGTCAACAGGTCAAAATACACAAAGGGGCGTTATCGGAGCACATCAATAACTGGGAAGAAGTCAACAAGACACTTAGTGGAACAGCTTATGAGAAATTTCTACAAGCTGATTACTGA